Part of the Niallia alba genome is shown below.
CTTAACGGATCTCCTGGAAGTAAGACTGTTTCTGCAATTTCGTGTTCTTTTGCACCAATATGTACACTCATTTTATTTCCTCCAATTAATACTTCATTACTTATTTAAATCCAAATTTTTCTACTTATGAAAACTTCACTATTTGTACTATATCATATTCTAATATGCTGTAAAACATATTTAATTTTAGGATAACATTTTTTTAGAGGGTTATACTATATTTAGTTTTCCTCTAGCTTTGAGGCAAAACAATCTTAATATGGAACAAATGATTTGGAGGGGGATTATTATGGGAAAAAAACATCGAAATCGAATCAATTCTCCAAAGAAAAATAATCATATTCCAAAAGAGGCTATTATCGCAGAACACGAAGCACATGGTAAAGAGTATTCTGCAACTAGAAGAAAAAGGTAACAAAAGCTTCCATCAGTGGGATTTTTCATCTCCCACTGATGGTTAGCTGCACTTATCAGATCTTTACGGGAGAGTTTCCCCCCTCGCTTCCTCCATTCTCCGAAGCTAAAGGTAAGGCTTACCGCCCTTTAAGAGTGGGATAATCTGAAATAAAAACAGGTGGGAAGTTTATTCCTATTGATTAACACGATGGTTTAAGAAAAATTTTGATTTTCTACACACCTTTATGTTGCGACATTTTTACAATAAAAAAATAGCAAGGATTTCTCCTTACCATTCTTATTTTCTATTCATCAATTTCTTCATCAATAATGCATTTGTCCAATAAATATTCAAATGTAATGTCAGCCAATTCTTCAATTTCACCTTCAGTGGGAACGAATCCCCTTTTTAATAGCTCACGAAAGAAAAACTCTGCTATTTCTTCTGTATCAATAATCACGTCGATTTCTTTCAAGCTTATCGCCCCCTTTTTAAAGAATATATGTGACATTTTAAAAATAATGCTTTCTTAAAAAAATTATCTGATAAAACAGACTTTTTTTCAAGTGAAATAATAGGAACTAATTC
Proteins encoded:
- a CDS encoding YozD family protein; the protein is MKEIDVIIDTEEIAEFFFRELLKRGFVPTEGEIEELADITFEYLLDKCIIDEEIDE